The following coding sequences are from one Bacteroidia bacterium window:
- the sufD gene encoding Fe-S cluster assembly protein SufD → MAEENKISIIKNDLVDAFRKNSKIIFEQTPGFINELRSKYFQEFELVGLPAKNSEFYKYTNIESAFFGAYKKQFSPQPLTIDIKEVFTCDVPELENHLMLVNGWFYDKEKKLNVLPNGAIIGSVIEASKQFPELVEKHYGKYIAEQKESLSMLNMAFAQDGLFVYIPKGVVIEKPIQLINLVVATEELMIQPHNLIILEEESSASVVICDHSLNPHAFLLNSTTEVHAGKNSRFEICRQQNAHDHSVQLTNTFILQKESSHVNSVYVTLHGGIVRNNLYVNLSEPNAKNKSYGLWLADKNQHIDNNTYIHHAAPECESNQLYKGILDNSSTGIFSGRILVDKLAQKTIAFQSNKNLLMTNDAKTRSKPQLEIYADDVKCSHGSTTGQLDEDAMFYLRQRGISKKEACHLLMLAFADDVINKISIAPLRDEITGLVEKRLRGELSRCNRCKVNCG, encoded by the coding sequence ATGGCTGAAGAGAATAAAATATCAATTATTAAAAATGACCTTGTTGATGCTTTTCGCAAAAACAGTAAAATTATTTTTGAACAAACTCCTGGATTCATAAATGAGTTAAGAAGTAAATACTTTCAGGAATTTGAATTAGTCGGATTACCTGCAAAAAACAGTGAGTTTTATAAATATACCAATATTGAGTCTGCATTTTTTGGAGCTTATAAAAAACAATTTTCACCACAGCCCCTAACAATAGACATTAAAGAAGTATTTACTTGTGATGTGCCAGAGCTAGAAAACCACTTAATGCTTGTAAATGGATGGTTTTACGATAAAGAAAAAAAGTTAAATGTTTTACCTAATGGTGCTATAATTGGAAGTGTAATTGAAGCTTCAAAGCAGTTTCCGGAATTGGTAGAGAAACATTATGGGAAATATATTGCTGAGCAAAAAGAGTCTTTGTCGATGCTTAATATGGCTTTTGCTCAGGATGGTCTTTTTGTTTATATTCCAAAAGGTGTTGTAATTGAAAAACCAATTCAACTTATAAACTTAGTTGTTGCAACTGAGGAGTTGATGATTCAACCGCATAACCTTATTATTCTTGAAGAAGAGAGCTCGGCAAGTGTAGTTATATGCGATCATAGTTTAAATCCACATGCATTTTTATTAAATAGCACAACAGAGGTACATGCAGGTAAAAATTCAAGATTTGAAATTTGTCGTCAACAAAATGCACATGATCATTCTGTACAGTTAACAAATACTTTTATTTTGCAAAAGGAAAGCAGTCATGTAAATTCGGTATACGTTACTTTACATGGCGGTATTGTTAGAAATAACTTATATGTAAATCTTTCTGAACCAAATGCCAAAAATAAATCTTATGGATTGTGGTTAGCAGATAAAAATCAACATATCGATAACAATACGTACATTCATCATGCAGCGCCAGAGTGCGAAAGCAATCAGCTTTATAAAGGGATACTTGATAATTCTTCAACTGGAATATTCTCAGGTAGAATATTGGTTGATAAGCTGGCTCAGAAAACAATAGCGTTTCAGTCGAACAAAAATCTGTTAATGACTAATGATGCAAAAACACGTTCAAAGCCACAACTCGAAATTTATGCAGATGATGTTAAGTGTAGTCATGGCTCAACAACCGGACAGCTTGACGAAGATGCAATGTTTTATTTACGTCAGAGAGGAATTTCAAAAAAGGAAGCTTGTCACTTATTAATGCTTGCCTTTGCTGATGATGTAATAAATAAAATTTCTATTGCTCCTTTACGTGATGAGATAACCGGATTAGTTGAAAAACGTTTAAGAGGCGAACTTTCGAGATGTAACAGATGTAAAGTAAATTGTGGGTAA
- the sufC gene encoding Fe-S cluster assembly ATPase SufC, whose protein sequence is MLSIRNLKASINGKPILKGINLEVKPGEVHAIMGPNGSGKSTLASVLAGREIFEVTGGEVLLEGKNLLELSPEDRARLGIFLGFQYPIEIPGVSMVNFMKTAVNEIRKYRGLPLLSSSDFLKLMREKKELVEIDSQLTNRSVNEGFSGGEKKKNEIFQMAMLEPKLAILDETDSGLDIDALRIVANGVNKLKRPDNATIVITHYQRLLDYIVPDVIHVLYNGQIVKTAGKELALELEEKGYDWIKKEYAV, encoded by the coding sequence ATGTTATCAATTAGAAATTTAAAGGCATCCATAAACGGAAAACCTATTTTAAAAGGGATAAATTTAGAAGTTAAACCTGGAGAAGTTCATGCGATAATGGGACCAAACGGTTCGGGTAAAAGCACATTAGCTTCTGTACTTGCAGGTCGTGAGATTTTCGAGGTTACTGGTGGAGAGGTTCTTTTGGAAGGAAAAAATCTTTTAGAATTATCTCCTGAAGACAGAGCCAGATTAGGTATATTTCTTGGTTTTCAATATCCAATTGAAATTCCGGGTGTTAGCATGGTTAATTTTATGAAAACTGCAGTAAACGAGATTCGCAAATATCGTGGTTTGCCATTGTTAAGCTCATCAGATTTCTTGAAATTAATGCGCGAAAAAAAGGAATTGGTGGAAATTGATTCTCAGCTAACAAATCGCTCAGTAAACGAAGGCTTTTCCGGTGGCGAGAAAAAGAAAAATGAAATATTCCAAATGGCAATGCTAGAGCCTAAATTAGCGATACTTGACGAAACAGATTCTGGTCTTGATATTGATGCATTGCGAATTGTTGCAAATGGAGTAAATAAGTTAAAACGTCCAGATAATGCGACAATTGTTATTACTCATTACCAAAGGTTACTGGATTATATTGTGCCAGATGTTATACATGTTTTGTACAATGGTCAGATTGTTAAAACAGCAGGAAAAGAGCTTGCTTTAGAGCTGGAAGAAAAAGGATATGATTGGATAAAAAAAGAATATGCTGTTTAA
- the sufB gene encoding Fe-S cluster assembly protein SufB codes for MENEQDKIISEVTDGEYKYGFFTEIESDTIAKGLSEEVVKLISGRKNEPEFMLEWRLKAFEHWKKMKMPEWAHLTIPKIDYQEIIYYSAPKQSAELASLDEIDPELKATFDKLGIPLDEQKKLSGVAVDAVMDSASIKTTFKENLADLGIIFCSMSEAVREHPDLIKKYLGSVVPYTDNFFATLNCAVFSDGSFVYIPKGVRCPMELSTYFRINAENTGQFERTLIIADEGSYVSYLEGCTAPKRDKNQLHAAVVELIALKDAEIKYSTVQNWYPGDKNGKGGIYNFVTKRGICKEDNSKISWTQVETGSAITWKYPSCILKGDNTSAEFYSVAVTNNYQQADTGTKMIHIGKNTKSRIVSKGISAGQSQNSYRGLVKVLKNAENARNFSQCDSLLLGNNCGAHTFPYIEVDNKEAIVEHEATTSRIGEDQIFYCNQRGISTEDAVGLIVNGYAREVLKQLPMEFAVEAQKLLQISLEGSVG; via the coding sequence ATGGAAAACGAGCAAGATAAAATAATTTCGGAAGTTACAGATGGTGAGTATAAGTATGGTTTTTTTACCGAAATAGAATCAGATACTATTGCTAAAGGTTTAAGTGAGGAAGTTGTAAAATTAATTTCTGGAAGAAAGAACGAACCTGAATTTATGCTTGAATGGAGACTAAAAGCATTTGAACATTGGAAAAAAATGAAAATGCCGGAGTGGGCTCATTTAACAATTCCAAAAATTGATTATCAGGAAATTATTTATTATTCAGCTCCAAAACAAAGTGCTGAATTAGCATCTTTAGATGAAATTGACCCCGAACTGAAAGCTACTTTTGATAAACTTGGAATTCCTTTAGATGAACAAAAAAAATTAAGCGGAGTTGCTGTTGATGCTGTTATGGATAGTGCATCTATAAAAACAACATTTAAAGAAAATCTCGCAGACCTGGGAATTATTTTTTGTTCGATGAGCGAAGCTGTTCGCGAACATCCCGACTTAATTAAAAAATATTTAGGGTCTGTTGTTCCATATACCGATAATTTTTTCGCAACATTAAATTGTGCTGTATTTAGCGATGGGTCCTTTGTATATATTCCAAAAGGTGTTCGTTGTCCAATGGAACTTTCAACATATTTTAGAATTAATGCTGAAAATACTGGTCAATTTGAGCGAACCTTAATAATTGCTGATGAAGGATCTTATGTAAGTTATTTAGAAGGCTGCACAGCTCCAAAACGAGATAAAAATCAGTTGCATGCTGCAGTTGTTGAACTTATAGCATTAAAAGATGCAGAAATAAAATATTCAACTGTTCAAAACTGGTATCCTGGCGATAAAAATGGAAAGGGAGGTATTTATAATTTCGTAACAAAACGCGGAATATGTAAGGAAGATAATTCAAAAATTTCTTGGACTCAGGTTGAAACCGGTTCTGCGATTACATGGAAGTACCCGAGTTGTATATTAAAAGGTGATAATACCTCTGCAGAATTTTATTCTGTTGCTGTAACAAATAATTACCAACAGGCAGATACTGGAACAAAAATGATTCATATTGGAAAAAACACAAAAAGCAGAATTGTTTCTAAAGGTATTTCTGCCGGACAGAGCCAAAACAGCTATCGTGGATTGGTAAAAGTTCTAAAGAATGCCGAAAATGCACGCAATTTCTCTCAATGTGATTCATTGTTATTAGGAAATAATTGTGGAGCGCATACATTCCCGTATATTGAAGTCGATAATAAAGAAGCAATAGTAGAACACGAAGCAACTACTTCAAGAATTGGTGAAGACCAGATTTTTTATTGTAATCAACGTGGTATTTCTACTGAAGATGCTGTAGGTTTAATAGTAAATGGTTATGCGCGCGAAGTTCTTAAACAGCTTCCTATGGAGTTTGCTGTTGAAGCACAAAAACTTCTGCAAATTAGTCTGGAAGGTAGTGTCGGATAA
- a CDS encoding acyl-CoA dehydrogenase family protein — protein sequence MEHPLLNEQHDLIRKSVRDFAEREIKPLAKELDAKQQFSVELTQKMGDIGLFGMVVSEEYGGQGLDYLSYIIAVEELARVDGSHAATIAAGNSLGLNPIYYYGTEEQKKKYLPRLCSGKNLWGFGLTEPEAGSDSRNSKTTSKILDGNWVINGSKIFITNASSEISLGSTIQTVSSDENGKKEFTTIIVENGTPGFTPKTMHDKMMWRASNTAELYFDDCKVPESNILGKRGDGSKIMLSTLDLGRLSIGAMGLGLAQGAFEMALKYAQERVQFGKPICKQQAVAFKLADMALKVELARNLLYKACWLKDNHKPFEKEAAMSKLYCSEVAKFVADEAVQIHGGYGLMKDYDIERFYRDQRLLQIGEGTSEIQRLVISRYIGC from the coding sequence ATGGAACACCCTTTATTAAATGAACAACACGATCTTATAAGAAAATCTGTTCGCGATTTTGCAGAAAGAGAAATTAAGCCACTAGCAAAAGAATTAGATGCTAAACAACAATTCTCTGTTGAATTAACACAAAAAATGGGCGATATTGGTTTATTTGGAATGGTTGTTTCTGAAGAATACGGTGGTCAGGGTTTAGATTACTTATCTTATATTATTGCTGTTGAAGAATTAGCAAGAGTTGATGGTTCTCATGCTGCTACAATTGCTGCTGGAAATTCATTAGGCTTAAATCCTATTTATTATTATGGTACTGAAGAACAAAAGAAAAAATATTTACCAAGATTATGCAGTGGTAAAAATCTTTGGGGTTTTGGATTAACTGAACCCGAAGCTGGATCTGACTCAAGAAATTCAAAAACCACTTCAAAAATTTTGGATGGTAATTGGGTAATTAATGGCTCAAAAATTTTTATAACAAATGCTTCTTCTGAAATCTCACTTGGCTCAACAATACAAACTGTATCGAGTGACGAGAATGGCAAAAAAGAATTTACAACAATCATAGTTGAAAATGGAACTCCAGGGTTTACACCCAAAACAATGCATGATAAAATGATGTGGAGAGCATCAAACACTGCAGAATTGTATTTTGATGATTGTAAAGTACCAGAATCAAATATTCTTGGTAAACGTGGCGACGGGTCTAAAATAATGCTTAGCACACTTGACTTAGGTAGATTATCTATTGGCGCAATGGGCTTGGGTCTTGCACAGGGAGCTTTTGAAATGGCATTAAAATATGCACAGGAAAGAGTTCAGTTTGGAAAACCAATTTGCAAACAACAAGCAGTAGCTTTTAAATTAGCCGACATGGCATTAAAAGTTGAATTAGCAAGAAACCTTTTATATAAAGCATGTTGGTTAAAAGATAACCATAAGCCATTCGAAAAAGAAGCTGCAATGTCAAAGTTATATTGTTCTGAAGTTGCAAAATTTGTTGCCGACGAAGCTGTTCAGATACATGGTGGGTATGGGTTAATGAAAGATTACGATATTGAAAGATTTTACCGTGATCAAAGATTATTACAAATTGGCGAAGGTACTTCTGAAATACAAAGATTAGTAATTTCGAGGTATATTGGGTGTTAA
- a CDS encoding SpoIIE family protein phosphatase: MSEKASLKRLQLSNFKLDALLDISQAINENLSTEGLLRRYEKIIREDLGIGKVILYSYNNTWKCILSSGIRYELYSEIIVEHDLLHFREITNLTTMEHQKLASFDVVIPVFHKAMPLAYLLLGDIDEERDGISPVIKHLHFFQTLTNILIVAIENKRLYNEHIQQESIRKEMELASKMQTNLIPNPDTLPNNEFLYVAAYYHPHFEVGGDYYDCLKLSDNEYGFCIADVSGKGMAAALIMSNFQASLRALFTTEISLSDLAIRLNSIVMTNTNGEKYITVFLAKYNTNNKQLTYINAGHIPPAYLSNNKEIKYLKEGCPGFGMLNEIPKITVGSLDVTTGSKLLLCTDGLVEMENEKNVEFGFSEIERYMESEESMDSTIWKIIQRLNIYKGRKSFFDDISILGIKFL; encoded by the coding sequence ATGAGCGAAAAAGCATCACTAAAAAGGTTACAGCTTTCGAATTTTAAGCTTGATGCTTTGCTTGATATTTCACAGGCGATAAATGAGAATCTTTCTACCGAAGGGTTGTTGCGACGTTATGAGAAAATAATAAGAGAAGATCTTGGAATTGGCAAAGTTATTTTATATAGTTATAACAATACGTGGAAGTGTATTCTGTCATCAGGAATAAGATACGAATTATATAGCGAAATAATAGTAGAGCATGATTTGCTTCATTTCAGAGAGATAACAAATCTTACAACAATGGAGCATCAAAAACTTGCTTCTTTTGATGTTGTAATTCCTGTATTTCATAAAGCAATGCCATTGGCATATTTGCTTTTAGGTGATATTGATGAAGAAAGAGATGGGATTAGTCCGGTAATAAAACATCTTCATTTTTTTCAAACGCTTACAAACATTTTAATTGTAGCAATTGAAAATAAAAGACTATATAATGAACATATCCAGCAGGAAAGTATTAGAAAGGAAATGGAGCTTGCAAGCAAAATGCAAACTAACCTAATCCCTAATCCTGATACTTTGCCAAATAATGAATTCTTATATGTTGCAGCATATTACCATCCGCACTTTGAAGTTGGGGGTGATTATTACGATTGCTTAAAATTAAGTGATAACGAATATGGCTTTTGTATTGCCGATGTATCGGGAAAAGGGATGGCAGCGGCTCTTATTATGTCAAACTTTCAGGCAAGTTTACGTGCATTATTTACAACGGAAATTAGCTTGAGTGATCTTGCGATAAGGCTAAACAGTATTGTAATGACAAATACAAATGGAGAAAAATATATTACTGTATTTCTTGCAAAATATAATACTAACAATAAGCAATTAACATATATTAATGCCGGACATATTCCTCCTGCATATTTATCGAATAATAAAGAAATAAAGTATCTTAAAGAAGGCTGTCCCGGATTTGGCATGTTAAACGAGATACCTAAAATTACAGTTGGCTCTCTGGATGTTACAACAGGTTCAAAATTACTCCTTTGTACTGATGGCTTGGTTGAAATGGAAAATGAGAAAAACGTTGAATTTGGTTTTAGTGAAATTGAACGTTACATGGAGAGTGAAGAGAGTATGGATAGTACAATCTGGAAGATTATTCAGCGATTAAATATCTACAAAGGACGAAAATCATTCTTTGACGACATTTCGATTTTAGGAATAAAATTTCTTTAA
- a CDS encoding UDP-3-O-(3-hydroxymyristoyl)glucosamine N-acyltransferase yields MRLPRPYSIKEIADFLGATFNGDINVFVNGVNEIHQVEKGDLTFVDNVKYYERALFSSASVIIINEVPDEKHGKNFIISPDPFRDYNKFIKQFSTFKQSQLAISNTAKIGKNTIIQPNVFIGDNVIIGENCVIHSNVSIYNDCEIGDNVVIHSNTVIGADAFSYKRKPEGFDKLISCGKAIIKDYVEIGANCTIDRGISGNTIIGEGTKLDNLIQIAHDVNIGKNCLLASQVGVAGNVIIEDDVILWGQVGIQKDITIGKGAVVLGQSGVPKSLEGGKTYFGSPASEAREKMKEIAYLKQIPVLMKLLTEKL; encoded by the coding sequence ATGAGGCTGCCCAGACCATATTCAATAAAAGAAATTGCAGATTTTCTGGGAGCAACTTTTAATGGAGACATCAACGTTTTTGTAAATGGGGTAAACGAAATACATCAGGTAGAAAAGGGCGATCTTACATTTGTTGATAATGTGAAATATTATGAACGGGCCCTTTTTAGTTCAGCTTCGGTAATTATTATTAATGAAGTTCCTGATGAAAAGCATGGAAAAAACTTTATCATTTCTCCTGATCCATTTCGCGATTATAATAAATTTATTAAACAATTCTCGACTTTTAAACAGAGTCAACTTGCAATTAGTAATACAGCCAAAATTGGTAAGAATACTATTATTCAACCTAATGTTTTTATTGGCGATAATGTGATTATTGGAGAGAATTGTGTTATTCATTCTAATGTAAGTATTTATAATGATTGCGAAATTGGTGATAACGTAGTTATACATTCCAATACAGTTATTGGAGCTGATGCTTTTTCTTATAAAAGAAAACCAGAAGGATTTGATAAATTAATTTCATGCGGAAAAGCTATTATTAAAGATTATGTTGAAATAGGTGCTAATTGTACTATTGACAGAGGAATTAGTGGTAATACAATTATTGGAGAAGGTACAAAGTTGGATAATCTTATACAGATTGCGCACGATGTTAATATTGGAAAGAATTGTTTGCTTGCTTCACAGGTTGGTGTTGCAGGAAATGTAATTATTGAGGATGATGTTATATTATGGGGACAGGTAGGAATTCAGAAAGATATTACAATTGGAAAAGGAGCAGTAGTGCTGGGTCAATCAGGTGTTCCTAAATCTTTGGAAGGGGGAAAGACGTATTTTGGTTCTCCTGCTTCTGAGGCACGTGAAAAAATGAAAGAAATAGCTTACCTGAAGCAAATACCTGTTTTAATGAAACTTTTAACAGAAAAACTATGA
- the efp gene encoding elongation factor P, with protein MASTADFKNGLCIVYNNDLFSIVEFQHVKPGKGGAFVRTKLKNLKTGKVIENTFTSGVKIDLANVERRAYQYLYKDDMGFNFMQTDTFEQISIQENMIETPGLLKEGTQIYIAFDANTETPLTCEFPPFIEMEVTYTEHGLKGDTASSTALKKATLETGLEIKVPLFISVGEIIKVDTRDLSYSERVRK; from the coding sequence ATGGCATCAACAGCGGATTTTAAAAACGGACTTTGCATAGTATATAACAATGATTTGTTCTCTATAGTGGAGTTTCAGCATGTGAAACCAGGTAAAGGTGGAGCGTTTGTAAGAACAAAACTTAAAAACCTTAAAACCGGAAAGGTTATTGAAAACACATTTACATCAGGAGTAAAAATTGATTTGGCAAATGTTGAGCGTAGGGCTTATCAGTATCTTTATAAGGATGATATGGGATTTAATTTTATGCAGACTGATACATTTGAACAAATAAGTATTCAGGAGAATATGATTGAAACCCCTGGTTTATTAAAAGAAGGGACTCAAATTTATATTGCTTTTGATGCAAATACTGAAACTCCTTTAACTTGTGAGTTTCCGCCATTTATTGAAATGGAAGTTACTTATACCGAACATGGTTTAAAAGGTGATACCGCTTCATCAACCGCACTTAAAAAAGCAACATTAGAAACCGGTTTAGAAATAAAAGTACCATTATTTATTTCTGTAGGTGAAATAATTAAAGTTGACACACGCGATTTGAGTTACTCAGAAAGAGTTAGGAAATAA